Proteins found in one Nocardia brasiliensis ATCC 700358 genomic segment:
- a CDS encoding amidohydrolase, translating into MSDKGAMADSAELHTDATVWTADESVPRASSFLVRNGIIAAVDPTAELLTGRETVVEHGGAFVLPGFGDVHTHHLVAGRADLYELALRATDSLDAVLGAVADWAAGLEPDAWVVGGGWGSTLAETISSQDVLSRLDRAAGGRPVLLRDDSCHNRWVSSRAMELAGIDGASPDPAEGAVVRDRVTGAPVGLLIESALIPVERAYATALGDSTARDAAGCRRAVEMLHSYGITHFQDAAASLPMLRALADLDKRGDLSAWVVTSAQINDRIFGTHPVGAPLLDAAEQYRTTHHRPDFVKIFLDGVPTSRTALFLEPYLPDAEHGNAWVGESAMTPAELTGWLIEVAGRGLGAKVHCTGDGAVRMLLDAVAELRAAGYADTIVQLAHGEYIADADLPRVAELKVVADLSPPLWFPGVIFEAHCHCLPRERANRMCPNRTLLDSGVLLAGGSDWPVTPSPNPWIGIQGLVTRADPTGAYPGTLGLEQALTLTEALRAYTIGVARASRLGAVTGSLTPGKSADFTVLDRDPFEADPTALIETKSVATWFAGRAVHRAAS; encoded by the coding sequence ATGTCTGACAAGGGCGCGATGGCAGATTCGGCCGAGCTGCACACCGACGCGACGGTGTGGACGGCCGACGAATCGGTACCCCGAGCCTCGTCGTTCCTGGTCCGCAACGGGATCATCGCCGCGGTCGACCCCACCGCCGAGCTGCTGACCGGGCGGGAGACCGTGGTCGAACACGGTGGCGCGTTCGTCCTGCCGGGGTTCGGGGACGTGCACACGCATCATCTCGTAGCCGGGCGCGCCGACCTCTACGAGTTGGCGTTGCGCGCCACCGACTCGCTCGACGCGGTGCTCGGGGCCGTCGCGGACTGGGCGGCGGGTCTCGAGCCGGACGCCTGGGTCGTCGGCGGTGGTTGGGGAAGCACACTGGCAGAGACGATTTCGAGCCAGGATGTGCTGAGCCGGCTCGACCGAGCGGCCGGGGGACGCCCGGTGCTGCTGCGCGACGACAGTTGCCATAATCGCTGGGTCAGTTCGCGCGCCATGGAACTCGCGGGGATCGACGGTGCGAGCCCGGATCCCGCGGAGGGCGCCGTCGTGCGCGACCGGGTGACGGGAGCGCCCGTCGGACTGCTCATCGAGTCGGCGCTCATCCCGGTGGAGCGGGCATACGCGACGGCACTGGGCGACAGCACCGCCCGGGATGCGGCGGGGTGCCGCCGGGCCGTCGAGATGCTGCACAGTTACGGCATCACGCACTTTCAGGACGCCGCCGCGTCGCTGCCGATGCTGCGCGCGCTCGCCGACCTCGACAAGCGTGGCGACCTTAGCGCGTGGGTGGTGACGTCGGCGCAGATCAACGACCGGATCTTCGGCACGCACCCGGTCGGCGCGCCGCTGCTCGATGCCGCCGAGCAGTATCGAACCACCCATCACCGGCCCGATTTCGTGAAGATCTTCCTCGACGGCGTCCCGACCTCACGGACCGCGTTGTTCCTGGAGCCGTACCTGCCCGACGCTGAGCACGGCAACGCGTGGGTGGGGGAGAGCGCGATGACGCCCGCCGAACTGACCGGCTGGCTCATCGAAGTGGCCGGGCGCGGGCTCGGCGCCAAAGTGCACTGCACCGGCGACGGTGCGGTGCGCATGCTGCTCGATGCGGTGGCCGAGCTCCGCGCCGCCGGGTACGCGGACACGATCGTGCAACTGGCGCACGGCGAATACATCGCCGACGCGGACCTGCCGCGCGTCGCCGAACTGAAGGTCGTCGCGGATCTCTCACCGCCGCTGTGGTTTCCGGGCGTCATCTTCGAGGCGCACTGCCACTGCCTGCCGCGCGAGCGCGCGAACCGGATGTGCCCCAACCGGACGCTGCTCGACTCCGGTGTGTTGCTGGCCGGTGGTTCGGACTGGCCGGTCACGCCGAGCCCGAATCCATGGATCGGAATTCAAGGTCTGGTCACCCGTGCCGACCCCACCGGCGCGTACCCCGGCACCCTGGGCCTGGAGCAAGCGCTGACGTTGACCGAGGCGTTGCGCGCGTACACGATCGGCGTCGCCCGCGCGAGCAGACTCGGTGCCGTCACCGGGTCGCTCACGCCGGGCAAGTCGGCCGATTTCACCGTGCTGGACCGCGATCCGTTCGAGGCCGACCCGACCGCACTGATCGAAACGAAGTCCGTCGCCACCTGGTTCGCCGGACGCGCGGTCCATCGCGCGGCGTCGTAA
- a CDS encoding tyramine oxidase subunit B codes for MDKPSIDFLYLSEPDMIAAGVTDMAACVDAMQETFVLLHQGDYRMAGPNSDSHGAMITFPDDSPFPAMPANTPERRFMAMPAYLGGSFGTAGMKWYGSNIANRAKGLPRSILMFLLSDTDTGAPLALMSANLLSAYRTGAVPGVGARLLARRDSRVVGLVGPGVMARTSLAAFVAACPDLAVVKIKGRGQGSIAAFREWVAKEYPQLETIVVDTNEEAVRDSDIVTYCTTGVPGDPANYPLIVRDWVRPGAFLSMPAPCDIDAGMQAPEIRKVVDNVRLYQAWAEEVGHPSHHRIPIVGCKFMDMIQAGAMDESDLVDLGAIAAGAATGRRADDEIVLLSVGGMPVEDVAWGTVVYRNAVRRGIGTTLNLWQSPELA; via the coding sequence ATGGATAAGCCCTCGATCGATTTCCTCTACCTGTCCGAGCCGGACATGATCGCGGCGGGCGTGACCGATATGGCCGCCTGCGTCGACGCGATGCAGGAGACCTTCGTGCTGCTGCATCAGGGCGACTACCGCATGGCGGGCCCGAACAGCGACTCGCACGGCGCGATGATCACCTTTCCGGACGACTCGCCGTTCCCGGCCATGCCGGCCAATACCCCGGAGCGACGGTTCATGGCGATGCCCGCCTACCTCGGCGGCAGCTTCGGCACCGCCGGGATGAAGTGGTACGGATCGAATATCGCGAACCGCGCCAAGGGATTACCGCGGTCGATCCTCATGTTCCTGCTCAGCGACACCGACACCGGCGCGCCACTGGCGCTGATGTCGGCGAATCTGTTGTCCGCGTATCGAACCGGCGCGGTGCCGGGCGTGGGCGCGCGGCTGCTGGCGCGCCGCGACTCGCGCGTGGTCGGCCTCGTCGGTCCCGGCGTCATGGCCCGCACCTCGCTCGCCGCGTTCGTGGCCGCGTGCCCGGACCTCGCGGTCGTCAAGATCAAAGGTCGCGGGCAGGGGAGCATCGCCGCGTTCCGCGAGTGGGTCGCCAAGGAATATCCCCAGCTCGAAACGATCGTCGTGGACACGAACGAGGAAGCGGTCCGGGACAGCGATATCGTCACCTACTGCACCACCGGTGTACCCGGCGATCCGGCGAATTACCCACTGATCGTGCGGGATTGGGTGCGTCCCGGCGCGTTTCTGAGCATGCCCGCTCCGTGCGATATCGATGCGGGCATGCAGGCGCCGGAGATTCGCAAGGTCGTCGACAACGTCCGGCTCTATCAGGCGTGGGCCGAGGAGGTCGGACACCCGTCGCATCATCGGATTCCGATCGTCGGCTGCAAGTTCATGGACATGATCCAGGCCGGGGCGATGGACGAGAGCGATCTGGTCGATCTCGGTGCGATCGCCGCCGGAGCCGCGACCGGACGCCGCGCCGACGACGAGATCGTGCTCCTCTCGGTCGGCGGCATGCCGGTCGAGGATGTCGCCTGGGGCACCGTGGTGTACCGCAACGCTGTGCGACGGGGGATCGGCACCACGTTGAACCTTTGGCAATCGCCCGAATTGGCATGA
- the solA gene encoding N-methyl-L-tryptophan oxidase produces the protein MDADVIVVGLGSAGSMALWQLAKRGLDVIGIEQFGIGHARGSYAGDSRLFRSAVHEGPRYVPRLRRARELWLELERETGRSLYDECGALQIGTAGSGGIAKSIASAEQFDLPHEVLDAPALRARYPQHRVDDDTVAVLDRHAGSLYPEASVLAAVLAARSHGARVLTNAAVTDFDEEGGGLAVVTPDIRLTCAKVVVATGSWTLRLRPDLKGFLQILPLSLTWFMPHHPEMFGSDRFPVFIRDADGVHLYGTPSHDSYSVKVATEPLWPAIASPDDVPVFSREDLRRIGRWATDFIPDLNPEPVRYSMHHDLCAPGDLPLVDLDEDTGMLLLTAFSGRGFKFAPVFGEIAADLLTGTRNDLWDSNFALSTHPR, from the coding sequence ATGGATGCGGATGTGATCGTCGTCGGACTCGGCAGCGCCGGTTCGATGGCGTTGTGGCAGTTGGCGAAACGCGGGCTCGACGTGATCGGTATCGAACAGTTCGGCATCGGTCACGCGCGCGGCTCCTACGCGGGCGACTCCCGCCTGTTCCGTTCGGCCGTGCACGAAGGTCCGCGGTATGTGCCACGGCTGCGGCGGGCGCGCGAATTGTGGCTGGAGCTGGAGCGCGAGACGGGCCGGTCACTGTACGACGAATGCGGTGCGCTGCAGATCGGTACGGCGGGCTCGGGCGGTATCGCCAAATCCATTGCCTCGGCGGAGCAATTCGACCTGCCGCACGAGGTGCTGGACGCGCCCGCGTTGCGGGCGCGCTATCCGCAGCACCGGGTCGACGACGATACCGTCGCGGTGCTGGACCGGCACGCGGGCAGCCTCTATCCGGAGGCGAGTGTGCTCGCGGCCGTGCTGGCGGCACGGTCGCACGGCGCGCGCGTGCTGACCAACGCCGCGGTCACCGACTTCGACGAGGAGGGCGGCGGCCTGGCGGTGGTGACGCCCGATATCCGGCTCACCTGCGCGAAGGTGGTGGTGGCCACGGGTTCCTGGACGCTTCGGCTCCGCCCCGACCTCAAGGGATTCCTGCAGATTTTGCCGCTCTCGCTCACCTGGTTCATGCCGCATCATCCCGAGATGTTCGGCTCGGACCGCTTTCCGGTGTTCATCCGCGATGCCGACGGGGTGCATCTGTACGGGACGCCCAGTCACGACTCCTACAGCGTGAAAGTGGCGACCGAACCGCTGTGGCCCGCGATCGCCTCGCCCGACGACGTTCCCGTGTTCAGCCGGGAGGACCTGCGTCGAATCGGCCGGTGGGCCACAGATTTCATCCCTGACCTCAATCCCGAACCGGTGCGCTACTCGATGCATCACGACCTGTGCGCGCCCGGTGACCTGCCGCTGGTGGATCTCGACGAGGACACCGGCATGCTGCTGCTGACCGCGTTCTCGGGACGCGGCTTCAAGTTCGCCCCGGTCTTCGGTGAGATCGCCGCCGATCTGCTCACCGGTACCCGTAACGACCTCTGGGACAGCAACTTCGCGCTGTCCACGCACCCGAGGTGA